The following coding sequences are from one Bacteroidota bacterium window:
- a CDS encoding alpha/beta hydrolase: MFAEFKKTKIHYTDTGKGRVLVLLHGFLGSHEVWSEFVKKLSKKFRVIAIDLPGHGETPSIGYYHSMELLAQSVKAVLDKAGVRRYIITGHSMGGYVALTFAELFPENVSGICLFNSTSYADSEEKKKEREKVIRLVKKSHKHYVGEVVVSLFAPENLPKISKEVEKVSGIAQKITQQSIINSLEGMKERKSRDLILKFAEFPILFIVGKKDGVINYETMYAQMALCKYPSVVMLEDSGHMSFYEAPKETLKELELFAIRTYRNKY; this comes from the coding sequence ATGTTTGCAGAATTTAAAAAAACAAAAATTCATTATACCGACACAGGCAAAGGAAGAGTGCTGGTATTGTTGCATGGTTTTTTAGGTTCGCATGAAGTGTGGAGTGAATTCGTAAAAAAACTTTCAAAAAAATTTCGTGTAATTGCCATTGATTTGCCCGGACATGGAGAAACTCCCTCCATTGGCTATTATCATAGTATGGAATTGTTGGCACAAAGTGTAAAGGCGGTTTTGGACAAAGCAGGAGTGAGGCGATACATCATTACCGGTCATTCGATGGGTGGGTATGTTGCTTTAACGTTTGCCGAATTGTTTCCGGAAAATGTAAGCGGCATTTGTTTGTTCAATTCAACCTCCTATGCTGATTCGGAAGAAAAGAAAAAGGAGCGAGAGAAAGTTATTCGTTTGGTGAAAAAATCGCATAAACATTACGTAGGAGAAGTGGTTGTTTCATTATTTGCTCCGGAAAATCTTCCAAAAATTTCTAAAGAAGTTGAAAAAGTATCCGGGATTGCACAAAAAATTACGCAGCAATCGATTATCAATAGTTTGGAAGGGATGAAAGAGCGGAAGAGCAGAGATTTAATTTTGAAATTTGCAGAATTTCCAATCTTATTTATTGTTGGGAAAAAAGATGGCGTAATTAATTATGAAACCATGTATGCACAAATGGCCTTGTGCAAATACCCTTCGGTGGTAATGTTGGAAGATTCGGGGCACATGAGTTTTTATGAAGCGCCCAAAGAAACATTAAAAGAGTTGGAGTTGTTCGCGATACGAACGTATCGGAATAAATACTAA